The following are encoded together in the Nymphaea colorata isolate Beijing-Zhang1983 chromosome 14, ASM883128v2, whole genome shotgun sequence genome:
- the LOC126409217 gene encoding uncharacterized protein LOC126409217 gives MTHSLNLKYYGQTWLAGGTGRVPPNRDPEISKNREICLGRLYFDSHRLKIINNEFATFSGGRNDSIQAVMARDEEDPVNWWLCFGASTPNLQQLALKLLSQPATSSCCERNWSTYSQIHNIKRNKLTSKRAEDLVYVHSNLHLLSRTSSDYSSGSSKYWDVNPEDIDVELEGEHDLHALNMDLIEPVVPYNLDDATEE, from the exons atgaCACACTCCTTAAATctcaaatattatggacaaacatggttggcaggaggtactggtcgtgttcctcctaatcgagatccagaaatatcaaaaaatagggagatatgtttgggaagactatattttgattctcatcggttgaagataataaataatgagtttgcgaccttctctggtggaagaaatgattcaatacaagctgtaatggcaagagatgaagaagatcctgttaattggtggttatgttttggagcatcgacaccaaatctccaacaacttgcattgaagttattatctcaacctgcaacctcttcatgttgtgaaagaaattggagcacttattctcaaattcacaacatcaagagaaataagctaactagtaagcgagcagaagatttagtttatgtccactccaacctacacttactttcacgtacttcaagtgattacag ttcaggatcatccaagtattgggatgttaatccagaAGACATTGACGtagaacttgaaggagaacatgatttgcatgctcttaatatggatcttatagaacctgttgttccttataatcttgatgatgcaactgaggagtga